Sequence from the Candidatus Rokuibacteriota bacterium genome:
GCCGCCATCATTGCCGCGGGCGATTTGCACAGGTCCGACTTCAGCGCCCTCTACATCCAGAGCCCGGGGGCGTGCTGCACGGAGAGACATGCGGGCGCCGCGCCGTTCCAGGCGGACATCGGCGCCTTCTACGGTGAGGGCGGCAGCCTGGCCATCCAGGACTACGGCGGCCGCGACTGGGGGGCGGCACTGCCATTCCCTACGCCGCCTCCTGGTGCCGTGAGGGGGTTCGACACGGCGGGCGGCACCGTCGGTACGTTCTGCTGGGACAGCGAGGTTTTCACGGCCGATGCGCTGGCCAAGGGGTTCACCCAGCCCCCGGTGCTGGGCTGCTGGGCCCATCAGGCGTATGACACGGCCTACTTCGGGGACGCGTCGGCTCTCGGCCTGTCGGCGGCCTTTCTCAGCCTCGTCGACTCCGGCCCGGCACACCCCCCGGGGTTCTCGAGCTTCCTCGCTCTCGGCGGCGGCCTCGGGACAGTCGGTGGCTGCCCCACCTGCCCGCCGGGCGACGGAACTCCCGGCGTTCCGGAGCCGGCCACCCTGCTCCTCCTGGGCGCCGGGCTCCTCGTGCTGGCTTGCTGGCGGAATCTGCGCAGAGTGTTCTAGAGGCCCGATCAGCCGGCTACACGGCATCCTCTCACGGGCGCCAGGGATGATCCTGGCGCCCGTGGTCTTTCTGTTCTTTGCCGGTACAGGTTTGGTAGGCTGTGCCACGTGCTGGTCATCGCCGCGCTCCTGCTTCTCGCCGCCGCCAGCCCGGCCGCCGCCGCGGATGGGCAGTCTGCCGGCGAACCGGTCCCGGATGCTTCGACGACCCCCCCCGCGCTCGCCGCCGTCATCGAGTTGCTGAAGCGGGGGGATGCCGTCGGGGCCCTCGCCGGAGCCCGGGAGTTCGTCAAGAGCCAGCCTGGCTCGGCGGTCGGGCACGAGGTGCACGGGATCGCTGCCACGGCGAGCCGGCTGCCGCGCGAGGCCTCGGGGGCCTTCTACGAGGCGCTGCGCCTGGAGCCGGGGCGGCTCGGCGTCATGGTGCGGCTCGGGCAGCTCGCGCTGGATTGGCGCGACCCGCAGCGGGCCGAGAGCTGGTTTCGCAAGGCGCTCGCGGCGAACGCCGATCTCCACACGGCGCGACGCGGCCTCGCGGTGACCCTGCTCACGCGGCGCCAGCTCGACGCGGCGCTCGCCGAGTTGCGCGAGGTACTGAGGCGCTCGGGCGGACGGGACGTGGAGGCCAAGCGCCTCATCGGGCAGGTTTACCACGACGCGGGCCGCCCCGCCGAGGCCGAGCCCATCCTCGACGAGGTGCTGGCGGCGAGGCCTGACTCCATGGCCACGATTCTGCTCCAGGGCCTGGTCAAGCTCGAGCTGGGAAAGGACGCCGAGGCCGAGCGGCTGTTCGAGAAGGTCGTCGAGCGCGATCCCAGGTCCCCCGGGGCGCGCCTGGGGCTGGCAATGATCCAGCGGTCGCGCGGAGATCTCGCCATGGCCGCGACAGAGATGGAGAGCATCGCCAGGGACAACCCCGCGTGGTCGCTGGCTCACTTCGAGCTCGGACGCACTCTCGCGGCTCAGCGCGAGCTGGGCGCGGCGCTCCGTGCCTTCGACCGCGCCGAGCAGACCAGCCCCGCCCCTGCCGTGACACGGGTCCGAGGCGCCCAGGCTCTCTTCGTCGCGGGAGAGGCAGACCGGGCTCTCCTCCGGGCGCGGGCCTCACTCGCCTCCCCGGGCGCGGCGCCCCTCGCCCGCGCGCTCATCACTCAGATCCACCTGGCGAAGGGGATGCCCGAGACCGCCGAGCGTGAGCTCGTGAAGGCCGCGGCCGTCGCCCCTCAGGACGTGACGGCGCTCCTGCAGCTGGCCCGCTTCTATCTCGGCCAGCGCCGGCCCGCCGACGCGGCGCGCCGGTTCGAGGAGGCCGCGCAGGCGCGGCCCAACGCCTCCGGGCCGCTCGCTGGCCTCGTTGACGCCTATATGGCGCTGGGCCAGACCGACCTGGTGCTGGCCACCGGGGAGCGGCTCCTGCGTGCCCAGGGGGAGACCGCTGGCGCCTACGTGGCCTTTGCCGCGATCAACGAGAAGGCTGGGCGGCCGGCGGAGGCCCTGGCCGCCTATGCGCGCGCCCTCGACAAGGAGCCCCACCACCTGGCCGCAGCCCGGGCCCGCGCCAGCCTGCTCGAGCGTCAGCAGCGGGTGGCCGAGGCCATTCAGCTCCTCGAGGAAACAGCCCGCGCACACCCGAAGCAGACGCTGCTTCTCGTCGAGCTCGGGCGGATCCAGGAACGTGCGGGGAACCCCGCGGCTGCCGCGGCCGCCTACCGCCGCGCTCTCGAGAGCGCGCCCGCCAGCGCGGAGGTGATGAACAACCTGGCCTACCTCCTCAGTGCCGATCCGGTCAGCCGCGACGAGGCCCTGACGCTGGCCGAGCGGGCGCACGCGCTGGCACCCCGGAGCCCCGCAATCGCCGACACCCTCGGCTGGCTCCTGTACCAGAAGGGCGACCTGGGGCGGGCCGAGCCCCTCCTCGCGCAGGCTGTCCAGGCCGCGCCCGGCCTGCCAGCGATCCGCTACCACCTCGGTCTCGTCTATGCCCGCCAGGGCAAGACCGCCGAGGCCAGGCGGCAGCTCAGGGAGGCCCTCGAGGCCCCTGGCTTCACCGAGGCGGACGCGGCCAGGAAGGCGCTTGAGGCGCTGAAATAGCGGGTCCCGGCCGAGTCTCCCGCCCGGCAGCCCAGCGTGCGCCCCGCGGCAAGGCGTAAGAAGGGTCGACACCCTCTGTTCTGACGACCTCTGGCCGGCATGGAGCAACCCGTGGAAAACATTGAGGCCCGGCACGAGCAAGTCGGGAAAGCTTACAGCCCCGCCCCGCGGCGGTGCCACGAAGGAGTGAAGATCTTGTATTTGAATGCGTTTCTTTAAGTGGCACGCCGGCTGCAGTGCTTGCGCACCAGCTGAATTGGAACGCTCCAACTAACTAGTGCGCCGGATGGTTTGGGCGGGCAGGCCGGACCCAGTCGAACTCGAAAGGAGCAGAGAATGCGACGTGCCACTCTCGGGGCAGTTCTGGCGACAACAGTTCTGACCGGGCTCTTCTGGTTCAGCCCGGCGTCAGCCGGAAACATCTGGTTGACAGGCCATGACGCGGATTTCCACTGCGCGTTCGGTGCTCAGTGCAATCACTTCGGCATCGCGCTAGACTTCGCGCGGCAGGATGCGCCGGACAAGACCAAGCCGCTCCTCTTCCTGGACTCGGGGGGCGAGGTCGCCAGCGCAGCGGGATCGGCTGGCGCCAGGGCGAGGAACACCGTCGAAGGCGCAGGCTCTCCGTTCCCATTCGTCGTGGTTGACCCCTCGACGCCCGCCTTCGCGGCCTTGGCGCTGACGACCGCGTCGTTCAGCGCCATCGTGATCGCGTCGGACTCAACCTGCGGCGGTTGCGACAACAACGCCGCGGACATCGCGGCGATCAACGCCAGGACGGCTGACATCACCGACTTCTTCAATGCCGGAGGCGGCTTGGTGTACTTCGCCGGGGCCGCCAACAGGGACACCTAC
This genomic interval carries:
- a CDS encoding tetratricopeptide repeat protein gives rise to the protein MLVIAALLLLAAASPAAAADGQSAGEPVPDASTTPPALAAVIELLKRGDAVGALAGAREFVKSQPGSAVGHEVHGIAATASRLPREASGAFYEALRLEPGRLGVMVRLGQLALDWRDPQRAESWFRKALAANADLHTARRGLAVTLLTRRQLDAALAELREVLRRSGGRDVEAKRLIGQVYHDAGRPAEAEPILDEVLAARPDSMATILLQGLVKLELGKDAEAERLFEKVVERDPRSPGARLGLAMIQRSRGDLAMAATEMESIARDNPAWSLAHFELGRTLAAQRELGAALRAFDRAEQTSPAPAVTRVRGAQALFVAGEADRALLRARASLASPGAAPLARALITQIHLAKGMPETAERELVKAAAVAPQDVTALLQLARFYLGQRRPADAARRFEEAAQARPNASGPLAGLVDAYMALGQTDLVLATGERLLRAQGETAGAYVAFAAINEKAGRPAEALAAYARALDKEPHHLAAARARASLLERQQRVAEAIQLLEETARAHPKQTLLLVELGRIQERAGNPAAAAAAYRRALESAPASAEVMNNLAYLLSADPVSRDEALTLAERAHALAPRSPAIADTLGWLLYQKGDLGRAEPLLAQAVQAAPGLPAIRYHLGLVYARQGKTAEARRQLREALEAPGFTEADAARKALEALK
- a CDS encoding PEP-CTERM sorting domain-containing protein; translation: MVSKLVGAVMALLVAVLLGGEPAEASHLVLGSAEDLALRTLALEGSDATGLHRDTTYTGQLGAFLRAGRHEPILVLGTVDLGFGGLGFPGDTVYVSEAGLAAIIAAGDLHRSDFSALYIQSPGACCTERHAGAAPFQADIGAFYGEGGSLAIQDYGGRDWGAALPFPTPPPGAVRGFDTAGGTVGTFCWDSEVFTADALAKGFTQPPVLGCWAHQAYDTAYFGDASALGLSAAFLSLVDSGPAHPPGFSSFLALGGGLGTVGGCPTCPPGDGTPGVPEPATLLLLGAGLLVLACWRNLRRVF